One window from the genome of Flexibacter flexilis DSM 6793 encodes:
- a CDS encoding MFS transporter codes for MKAKFNFWQIISMNIGFLGIQYSFGLQQTNMTPIYSYLGANPEQIPLLNLAGPMTGLIVQPIVGAMSDKTVSRFGRRRPYFVVGAVLCSLCLFLMPHSSSLWMAAGLLWILDAANNITMEPYRAFVSDILPEKQHPVGFLTQSFFTGLGITLANLTPSLLIMLGIFGQTARTANNIPYATLAAFSIGAVVSIASVMYSVISTPEPALTAEQITEIQAQPKGIVYVFRDIVQAIRTMPKVMRQLGVVYLFNWYAMFIYWQFVTLCMAKSIFHTSDPNSVEFVQAELLTGQINGTYNVVTFCVAFVLAWLTSKTQARYVHSISLFLAAAGLMALPFISDKIWLVVPMIGFGIGWASMMGTPYVMLAGNIPPAQTGIYMGILNMFIVLPMMLQTLTFRWIYQAFLHSNAQHAIVFAGVLILVAATLTLFIKKNHSIS; via the coding sequence ATGAAAGCGAAGTTTAATTTTTGGCAAATCATTAGCATGAATATCGGATTTTTGGGTATTCAGTACAGCTTTGGTTTGCAACAAACGAACATGACCCCGATTTACTCGTATTTGGGGGCAAATCCCGAACAAATCCCTTTGCTGAATCTGGCCGGCCCCATGACGGGACTTATCGTGCAGCCTATCGTGGGCGCGATGAGCGACAAAACCGTAAGTCGTTTTGGGCGGCGCAGACCTTATTTTGTGGTGGGTGCGGTGCTGTGTAGTTTGTGTTTGTTCCTGATGCCGCATAGCAGTTCTTTGTGGATGGCGGCAGGTTTGCTCTGGATTCTGGACGCGGCCAACAACATCACGATGGAGCCCTACAGGGCTTTTGTCAGCGATATTTTACCCGAAAAACAACACCCTGTTGGTTTTCTTACGCAAAGTTTTTTTACGGGATTGGGCATTACACTGGCCAACCTGACACCGAGTTTGCTAATCATGTTGGGCATTTTTGGCCAAACGGCACGCACCGCCAACAATATTCCTTACGCTACTTTGGCAGCGTTTAGTATCGGCGCGGTGGTTTCGATTGCCTCTGTCATGTATTCGGTTATTTCTACGCCAGAGCCAGCCCTTACCGCCGAACAAATCACTGAAATACAGGCACAACCCAAAGGAATTGTGTATGTGTTCCGAGACATTGTGCAGGCCATTCGCACCATGCCCAAAGTAATGCGCCAATTAGGTGTGGTGTATTTGTTCAACTGGTACGCAATGTTTATTTATTGGCAATTCGTGACGCTGTGCATGGCCAAAAGCATTTTTCATACTTCAGACCCCAACAGCGTAGAATTTGTACAAGCCGAGTTGCTCACGGGCCAAATCAATGGCACGTACAATGTCGTAACTTTTTGCGTGGCCTTTGTGCTGGCGTGGCTTACGAGCAAAACGCAGGCGCGTTATGTGCACAGCATTAGTTTATTTCTAGCGGCGGCTGGGCTGATGGCATTGCCTTTTATTTCGGATAAAATTTGGCTTGTCGTCCCGATGATTGGTTTCGGAATCGGTTGGGCAAGCATGATGGGAACGCCTTACGTGATGTTGGCGGGCAATATTCCACCTGCGCAAACGGGGATTTACATGGGCATTCTCAATATGTTTATTGTGCTGCCGATGATGCTCCAAACGCTTACGTTTCGCTGGATTTACCAAGCCTTTTTGCACAGCAACGCCCAACACGCCATTGTGTTTGCGGGTGTGCTGATACTCGTGGCGGCAACGCTTACGCTATTCATCAAAAAAAATCATTCAATCAGCTAA
- a CDS encoding amylo-alpha-1,6-glucosidase translates to MLNIQAYEQSISLLRKAATPYGFVASVQNLDNYKRIWARDGIICTLAALLSGDAGLIATGKANIETLFDHQHPTGFIPSNVTPHTQAVSYGGTVGRADTPCWAVIGLCAYVAHTQDFDLAEKYKQHVERSFWVLDAWEFNGRHLVYVPQSGDWADEYIQHGYILFEQLLRVWALEWAAQIYQNADWQAKAAQIRTVLEQNFHPQTGLNNPYSPNLKHQSREASAQYWLMGFNPSRIYTYFDLQANSLAILLGLGNALQENTLLQFLTKQLQETTTILPSFSPAIEANDTDMRELRNNYAYEFRNKPHHFHNGGLWPVWNGWLAMALHKAGKKQNAQMLTQRVHAANQLADFEFNECLNGANGAPCGVPQCTWSAAGAVLAEHAADFGLLFPQTNQKTSKNLC, encoded by the coding sequence ATGTTAAATATTCAGGCATACGAACAGAGTATCAGTCTTTTGCGAAAAGCCGCTACGCCTTACGGGTTTGTGGCATCGGTGCAAAACCTCGACAACTACAAACGCATTTGGGCAAGAGATGGCATTATTTGCACGTTGGCGGCTTTGTTGAGCGGCGACGCGGGGCTTATTGCCACAGGCAAAGCCAACATCGAAACGCTTTTTGACCATCAGCACCCGACGGGATTTATCCCGTCTAACGTAACGCCACACACGCAAGCCGTCAGCTATGGCGGAACGGTTGGCCGCGCCGATACGCCTTGCTGGGCAGTGATTGGCCTATGCGCGTATGTGGCACATACACAGGATTTTGATTTAGCAGAAAAATATAAACAACACGTAGAACGCAGTTTTTGGGTGTTGGACGCATGGGAATTTAATGGCCGCCATTTGGTTTATGTGCCGCAAAGTGGCGATTGGGCAGACGAATACATCCAACACGGCTATATTTTGTTTGAACAATTGCTTCGGGTTTGGGCGTTGGAATGGGCGGCTCAGATTTACCAAAATGCCGATTGGCAGGCCAAAGCCGCACAGATTAGAACGGTCCTTGAGCAAAATTTTCACCCACAAACAGGACTTAACAATCCGTACAGCCCCAATCTGAAGCATCAGAGCCGCGAGGCTTCGGCGCAATATTGGTTGATGGGATTTAATCCTTCGCGTATTTACACGTATTTCGACCTGCAAGCCAATTCGTTAGCTATTTTGTTGGGTTTGGGCAATGCCTTGCAAGAAAACACACTTTTGCAGTTTTTGACCAAGCAGTTACAAGAAACTACCACGATTTTGCCGTCGTTCAGCCCTGCCATAGAAGCCAACGATACGGATATGCGCGAGTTGCGCAACAATTACGCTTACGAGTTCCGTAACAAGCCACACCATTTTCATAACGGCGGTTTGTGGCCTGTTTGGAATGGTTGGTTGGCGATGGCTTTGCACAAAGCAGGCAAAAAACAAAATGCCCAAATGCTGACTCAGCGCGTACACGCGGCTAACCAACTCGCTGATTTTGAATTTAATGAATGCCTAAACGGTGCAAACGGTGCGCCTTGCGGTGTGCCTCAATGCACTTGGAGTGCGGCGGGGGCAGTGCTGGCCGAACACGCCGCCGATTTCGGGTTATTATTTCCCCAAACCAATCAAAAAACAAGTAAGAATTTATGCTAA
- a CDS encoding PfkB family carbohydrate kinase, which yields MLTNDKYVLAMGELLIDAISSTQVDDLSQARYLNIHTGGSTANFCRYLKRCGTLGHIVAAVGEDGFGKILLEKVVQEGLETTHIHVTPKHFTSLIVVGRTAQTPDFIPYRDADKFIPAIDEDLLKNAAWLHTSSFALSAEPAQTNILRSIGKAVIFGVPASVDWNYSEKIWDSHEQALQIFRQLLNFNVSFKFSLDDVSRFWQHPDIDIPTALAYLEQVQAAFVCLTCGGDGVYYKNGQATTWEYAAVQPIKVQNATGAGDSFWAGYIHARLAGEENDSLAVGNAIRVASLKLQGLLV from the coding sequence ATGCTAACTAACGATAAATATGTATTGGCAATGGGAGAATTGCTGATAGATGCCATTAGTAGCACACAAGTGGACGACCTCTCGCAAGCCCGATACCTGAACATACACACGGGCGGAAGCACGGCCAATTTTTGTCGCTATCTCAAACGTTGCGGTACGCTTGGCCACATTGTGGCGGCGGTGGGCGAAGATGGTTTTGGTAAAATTTTGTTGGAAAAAGTAGTGCAAGAAGGCCTGGAAACCACGCACATACACGTTACGCCCAAGCATTTTACTTCGCTGATTGTGGTGGGGCGCACGGCGCAAACGCCCGATTTTATTCCGTACCGCGATGCCGACAAATTCATTCCTGCCATTGATGAAGATTTACTAAAAAATGCGGCTTGGTTGCATACGTCTTCGTTCGCACTCAGTGCCGAGCCTGCCCAAACCAATATTTTGCGCAGCATCGGCAAAGCCGTGATTTTTGGTGTGCCTGCTTCGGTGGACTGGAATTATTCCGAAAAAATATGGGATTCGCATGAGCAAGCCTTGCAGATATTCAGGCAGTTACTGAATTTTAATGTTTCTTTCAAATTTAGTCTGGACGATGTGAGCCGTTTTTGGCAACATCCTGACATAGACATTCCGACGGCTTTGGCGTATCTGGAACAGGTACAAGCCGCGTTCGTGTGCCTGACTTGTGGCGGCGATGGCGTGTATTACAAAAACGGACAGGCGACCACTTGGGAATACGCCGCCGTGCAACCTATCAAAGTGCAGAACGCTACAGGCGCGGGCGACTCGTTTTGGGCGGGTTATATTCATGCGCGTTTGGCGGGCGAAGAAAATGACTCGCTGGCCGTAGGCAACGCGATTCGGGTGGCTTCTCTGAAGCTACAAGGACTTCTAGTGTAA
- the purH gene encoding bifunctional phosphoribosylaminoimidazolecarboxamide formyltransferase/IMP cyclohydrolase: MQSQKISSALISVYHKDNLEEIVKLLAQQGVRIYSTGGTQEFIEQLGIEVVAVEDLTGYPSILGGRVKTLHPKVFGGILQRRDLSQDQAQVAEYEIPAIDLVIVDLYPFEATVAAGGTEQEIIEKIDIGGISLIRAAAKNFNDVLVVASRDQYSALIDLLQQKQGFTDKEDRRRFATQAFDVTSHYDSAIFRYFSGKETASFKQSIPVAQTLRYGENPHQKGVFYGDLSQMLEQLNGKELSYNNLVDIDATLDLLDEFKQAEGATFVIVKHTNACGVATAPTAKQAYVNAFSCDTLSAFGGVIATNVTVDVATAQELNQLFFEVLIAPAYEPEALALLESKKNRILLLRKETQTSTKQFKTLLNGVVEQDKDLTTETAEHLTAVTNRKPSQQEIASLLFASKIAKHTKSNTIVLAKDGQLLASGVGQTSRVDALKQAIDKARTFGFDLHGAVMASDAFFPFPDCVEIAHAAGVTAVIQPGGSIKDKDSIEFCNAHNMAMVMTGIRHFKH; encoded by the coding sequence ATGCAATCCCAAAAAATTAGCTCAGCACTTATTTCTGTTTATCATAAAGATAACTTAGAAGAAATTGTCAAACTTTTAGCCCAACAAGGAGTACGCATTTACTCCACAGGAGGCACACAAGAATTCATAGAGCAATTGGGGATTGAGGTCGTAGCCGTCGAGGATTTGACGGGGTATCCGTCCATTTTGGGCGGTCGCGTAAAGACACTTCACCCGAAAGTTTTTGGCGGCATTTTGCAACGCCGCGATTTGAGCCAAGACCAAGCCCAAGTAGCCGAATACGAAATTCCTGCCATAGATTTGGTTATCGTGGATTTGTATCCGTTTGAGGCGACAGTGGCCGCAGGTGGTACCGAACAGGAGATTATAGAAAAAATTGACATTGGCGGGATTTCGCTTATCAGAGCGGCAGCCAAAAATTTCAATGACGTGTTGGTGGTGGCCTCCCGCGACCAATACTCCGCACTCATTGATTTGCTCCAACAAAAACAAGGCTTTACCGACAAAGAAGACCGCCGCCGATTCGCGACGCAGGCTTTCGACGTAACCTCACATTACGACTCGGCTATTTTCCGTTATTTTTCGGGAAAAGAAACGGCCAGTTTCAAACAAAGTATTCCAGTAGCCCAAACATTGCGTTATGGCGAAAACCCGCATCAAAAAGGCGTGTTTTACGGCGACCTTTCGCAAATGCTGGAGCAACTCAACGGCAAAGAACTTTCTTACAACAACTTGGTGGACATTGACGCTACGCTGGATTTGCTCGACGAGTTTAAGCAAGCCGAAGGTGCTACTTTTGTGATTGTAAAACATACCAACGCTTGCGGCGTGGCTACTGCCCCGACGGCCAAACAAGCTTATGTAAACGCGTTTTCGTGCGATACGCTTTCGGCTTTTGGCGGCGTGATTGCCACCAATGTAACCGTAGATGTAGCAACGGCACAAGAACTTAACCAACTTTTCTTTGAAGTGCTAATTGCGCCAGCTTATGAGCCAGAGGCTTTGGCTTTGTTGGAATCAAAGAAAAATAGAATTTTGTTGCTGCGCAAAGAAACTCAAACCTCTACTAAGCAGTTTAAAACATTGCTTAACGGTGTGGTGGAGCAAGACAAAGACCTTACGACCGAAACAGCCGAACACTTAACCGCTGTAACCAATCGTAAGCCAAGCCAGCAAGAAATCGCCTCGTTGTTGTTTGCCAGCAAAATTGCCAAACATACCAAATCCAATACAATCGTGTTGGCCAAAGATGGGCAATTGTTGGCCAGTGGCGTGGGGCAAACTTCGCGCGTGGACGCGCTCAAACAAGCCATTGACAAGGCCAGAACTTTTGGATTTGATTTGCATGGCGCGGTAATGGCTTCGGATGCGTTTTTCCCGTTCCCTGATTGCGTGGAAATTGCGCACGCGGCAGGCGTAACCGCCGTGATTCAGCCAGGTGGTTCTATCAAAGACAAAGACTCTATTGAGTTTTGCAACGCACACAATATGGCGATGGTGATGACGGGAATTAGGCATTTTAAACACTAA